Proteins from a genomic interval of Anolis sagrei isolate rAnoSag1 chromosome 1, rAnoSag1.mat, whole genome shotgun sequence:
- the NR4A2 gene encoding nuclear receptor subfamily 4 group A member 2 isoform X2, which produces MPCVQAQLGSSPQGASPATQSYAYHHHHHPHHPSGPAGDAYSSGDFLTPEFVKFSMDLTNTEISATTSLPSFSTFMDNYGAAAAAAAGYDIKPPCLYQMPTQPPPPPPPPPTPSIKVEEMPLHGHGYPPPPPPPPPPPPPPPPQQPPAGQPEELAVYYKPCSSPGPGVWDEAGPLHGFHHHHHHHHHQGYGAGGVHKAAPRLSLFSFKQSPPGTPVGSCQMRFEGLPLSNGEPSVHGGGGPHHHHHHHHHPHPHDGPSPAFALPSPIRKQAAAAVGFPGLQLGHPSQLLDAQVPSPPSRGSPSNEGLCAVCGDNAACQHYGVRTCEGCKGFFKRTVQKNAKYVCLANKNCPVDKRRRNRCQYCRFQKCLAVGMVKEVVRTDSLKGRRGRLPSKPKSPQEPSPPSPPFQANPDFQLSGDDTQHIQQFYDLLTGSMEIIRGWAEKIPGFTDLPKPDQDLLFESAFLELFVLRLAYRSNPVEGKLIFCNGVVLHRLQCVRGFGEWIDSIVEFSSNLQNMNVDISAFSCIAALAMVTERHGLKDPKRVEELQSKLVNCLKDHVTFNNGGLNRPNYLSKLLGKLPELRTLCTQGLQRIFYLKLEDLVPPPAIIDKLFLDTLPF; this is translated from the exons aTGCCCTGCGTCCAGGCTCAGTTGGGGTCCTCGCCGCAGGGAGCCAGCCCGGCCACGCAGAGCTAcgcctaccaccaccaccaccacccgcaCCACCCCTCGGGCCCCGCGGGGGACGCCTACAGCTCGGGGGACTTCCTCACGCCCGAGTTTGTCAAGTTCAGCATGGACCTCACCAACACGGAGATCAGCGCCACCACCTCCCTGCCCAGCTTCAGCACCTTCATGGACAACTAcggcgccgccgccgccgccgccgccggctACGACATCAAGCCGCCCTGCCTCTACCAAATGCCCACCCAGCCGCCCCCGCCGCCCCCGCCCCCTCCCACGCCCTCCATCAAGGTCGAGGAGATGCCCCTGCACGGCCACGGATAcccccctcctccgcctcctcctcctccgccgccgccgcctcctcctccgcagCAACCCCCCGCGGGGCAGCCCGAGGAGCTGGCCGTCTACTACAAGCCCTGCTCCTCTCCTGGGCCGGGCGTCTGGGACGAGGCGGGCCCCCTGCACGgcttccaccaccaccaccatcaccaccaccaccaaggcTACGGGGCGGGCGGCGTGCACAAGGCGGCCCCGCGCCTCTCGCTCTTCTCCTTCAAGCAGTCTCCGCCCGGGACGCCGGTGGGCAGCTGCCAGATGCGCTTCGAGGGGCTGCCGCTCAGCAACGGAGAGCCCTCGGTCCACGGCGGAGGGGgccctcaccaccaccaccaccaccatcaccacccccacccccacgaCGGGCCCTCGCCCGCCTTCGCCCTGCCCAGCCCCATCCGCAAGCAGGCCGCCGCCGCCGTGGGCTTCCCCGGCCTGCAGCTGGGCCACCCCTCGCAGCTCCTGGACGCCCAGGTGCCCTCGCCGCCCTCCCGGGGCTCGCCCTCCAACGAGGGGCTCTGCGCCGTTTGCGGGGACAACGCCGCCTGCCAGCACTACGGCGTCCGCACCTGCGAGGGCTGCAAGGGCTTCTTCAAG CGCACCGTCCAGAAAAACGCCAAGTACGTTTGCCTCGCCAACAAAAACTGCCCCGTGGATAAACGCCGCCGGAATCGGTGCCAATACTGCCGCTTTCAGAAGTGCCTGGCCGTCGGCATGGTCAAAGAAG TGGTCCGCACGGACAGTTTAAAAGGCCGGAGGGGCCGCCTGCCCTCGAAGCCGAAGAGCCCCCAGGAGCCCTCCCCGCCGTCGCCCCCG TTCCAGGCCAACCCGGACTTCCAGCTCAGCGGCGACGACACGCAGCACATCCAGCAGTTCTACGACCTGCTCACGGGCTCCATGGAGATCATCCGGGGCTGGGCCGAGAAGATCCCCGGCTTCACCGACCTCCCCAAACCGGACCAGGACCTGCTCTTTGAATCCGCCTTCCTGGAGCTCTTCGTCCTGCGGCTGGCCTACAG GTCCAACCCGGTGGAAGGCAAGCTGATCTTCTGCAACGGAGTGGTCCTCCACCGGCTCCAGTGCGTCCGCGGCTTCGGCGAGTGGATCGACTCCATCGTGGAATTCTCCTCCAACCTCCAGAACATGAACGTGGACATCTCCGCCTTCTCCTGCATCGCTGCCTTGGCCATGGTGACAG AGAGGCACGGCCTGAAGGACCCCAAGCGGGTGGAGGAGCTCCAGAGCAAGCTGGTCAATTGCCTCAAGGACCACGTCACCTTCAACAACGGCGGCTTGAACCGGCCTAATTACTTGTCCAAACTCCTGGGTAAACTCCCGGAACTGCGCACGCTCTGCACGCAAGGCCTCCAGCGCATTTTCTACCTGAAGCTGGAAGACTTGGTGCCGCCGCCAGCAATAATCGACAAGCTTTTCCTGGACACTTTGCCTTTttag
- the NR4A2 gene encoding nuclear receptor subfamily 4 group A member 2 isoform X1 has product MPCVQAQLGSSPQGASPATQSYAYHHHHHPHHPSGPAGDAYSSGDFLTPEFVKFSMDLTNTEISATTSLPSFSTFMDNYGAAAAAAAGYDIKPPCLYQMPTQPPPPPPPPPTPSIKVEEMPLHGHGYPPPPPPPPPPPPPPPPQQPPAGQPEELAVYYKPCSSPGPGVWDEAGPLHGFHHHHHHHHHQGYGAGGVHKAAPRLSLFSFKQSPPGTPVGSCQMRFEGLPLSNGEPSVHGGGGPHHHHHHHHHPHPHDGPSPAFALPSPIRKQAAAAVGFPGLQLGHPSQLLDAQVPSPPSRGSPSNEGLCAVCGDNAACQHYGVRTCEGCKGFFKRTVQKNAKYVCLANKNCPVDKRRRNRCQYCRFQKCLAVGMVKEVVRTDSLKGRRGRLPSKPKSPQEPSPPSPPVSLISALVRAHVDSNPAMTSLDYSRFQANPDFQLSGDDTQHIQQFYDLLTGSMEIIRGWAEKIPGFTDLPKPDQDLLFESAFLELFVLRLAYRSNPVEGKLIFCNGVVLHRLQCVRGFGEWIDSIVEFSSNLQNMNVDISAFSCIAALAMVTERHGLKDPKRVEELQSKLVNCLKDHVTFNNGGLNRPNYLSKLLGKLPELRTLCTQGLQRIFYLKLEDLVPPPAIIDKLFLDTLPF; this is encoded by the exons aTGCCCTGCGTCCAGGCTCAGTTGGGGTCCTCGCCGCAGGGAGCCAGCCCGGCCACGCAGAGCTAcgcctaccaccaccaccaccacccgcaCCACCCCTCGGGCCCCGCGGGGGACGCCTACAGCTCGGGGGACTTCCTCACGCCCGAGTTTGTCAAGTTCAGCATGGACCTCACCAACACGGAGATCAGCGCCACCACCTCCCTGCCCAGCTTCAGCACCTTCATGGACAACTAcggcgccgccgccgccgccgccgccggctACGACATCAAGCCGCCCTGCCTCTACCAAATGCCCACCCAGCCGCCCCCGCCGCCCCCGCCCCCTCCCACGCCCTCCATCAAGGTCGAGGAGATGCCCCTGCACGGCCACGGATAcccccctcctccgcctcctcctcctccgccgccgccgcctcctcctccgcagCAACCCCCCGCGGGGCAGCCCGAGGAGCTGGCCGTCTACTACAAGCCCTGCTCCTCTCCTGGGCCGGGCGTCTGGGACGAGGCGGGCCCCCTGCACGgcttccaccaccaccaccatcaccaccaccaccaaggcTACGGGGCGGGCGGCGTGCACAAGGCGGCCCCGCGCCTCTCGCTCTTCTCCTTCAAGCAGTCTCCGCCCGGGACGCCGGTGGGCAGCTGCCAGATGCGCTTCGAGGGGCTGCCGCTCAGCAACGGAGAGCCCTCGGTCCACGGCGGAGGGGgccctcaccaccaccaccaccaccatcaccacccccacccccacgaCGGGCCCTCGCCCGCCTTCGCCCTGCCCAGCCCCATCCGCAAGCAGGCCGCCGCCGCCGTGGGCTTCCCCGGCCTGCAGCTGGGCCACCCCTCGCAGCTCCTGGACGCCCAGGTGCCCTCGCCGCCCTCCCGGGGCTCGCCCTCCAACGAGGGGCTCTGCGCCGTTTGCGGGGACAACGCCGCCTGCCAGCACTACGGCGTCCGCACCTGCGAGGGCTGCAAGGGCTTCTTCAAG CGCACCGTCCAGAAAAACGCCAAGTACGTTTGCCTCGCCAACAAAAACTGCCCCGTGGATAAACGCCGCCGGAATCGGTGCCAATACTGCCGCTTTCAGAAGTGCCTGGCCGTCGGCATGGTCAAAGAAG TGGTCCGCACGGACAGTTTAAAAGGCCGGAGGGGCCGCCTGCCCTCGAAGCCGAAGAGCCCCCAGGAGCCCTCCCCGCCGTCGCCCCCGGTGAGTCTGATCAGTGCCCTGGTGAGGGCTCATGTCGACTCCAACCCGGCCATGACCAGCCTGGACTACTCCAGG TTCCAGGCCAACCCGGACTTCCAGCTCAGCGGCGACGACACGCAGCACATCCAGCAGTTCTACGACCTGCTCACGGGCTCCATGGAGATCATCCGGGGCTGGGCCGAGAAGATCCCCGGCTTCACCGACCTCCCCAAACCGGACCAGGACCTGCTCTTTGAATCCGCCTTCCTGGAGCTCTTCGTCCTGCGGCTGGCCTACAG GTCCAACCCGGTGGAAGGCAAGCTGATCTTCTGCAACGGAGTGGTCCTCCACCGGCTCCAGTGCGTCCGCGGCTTCGGCGAGTGGATCGACTCCATCGTGGAATTCTCCTCCAACCTCCAGAACATGAACGTGGACATCTCCGCCTTCTCCTGCATCGCTGCCTTGGCCATGGTGACAG AGAGGCACGGCCTGAAGGACCCCAAGCGGGTGGAGGAGCTCCAGAGCAAGCTGGTCAATTGCCTCAAGGACCACGTCACCTTCAACAACGGCGGCTTGAACCGGCCTAATTACTTGTCCAAACTCCTGGGTAAACTCCCGGAACTGCGCACGCTCTGCACGCAAGGCCTCCAGCGCATTTTCTACCTGAAGCTGGAAGACTTGGTGCCGCCGCCAGCAATAATCGACAAGCTTTTCCTGGACACTTTGCCTTTttag